One region of Juglans regia cultivar Chandler chromosome 4, Walnut 2.0, whole genome shotgun sequence genomic DNA includes:
- the LOC109000708 gene encoding membrane protein PM19L-like has product MASQQMKPVAGLLLVLNFCMYVIILGIGGWAMNRAIDHGFIIGPGFDLPAHFSPIYFPMGNAATGFFVMFALLAGVVGAASALSGLNHLRTWNDRSLPSAATAALIAWTLTVLAMGFACKEIELRIRNARLRTMESFLIILSATQLLYIAAIHGAA; this is encoded by the exons ATGGCTAGTCAGCAAATGAAACCCGTTGCCGGGCTCCTTTTGGTCCTCAATTTCTGCATGTATGTCATAATTCTGGGCATCGGCGGTTGGGCTATGAATAGAGCAATTGATCATGGCTTCATCATTGGTCCTGGATTCGATCTTCCGGCGCATTTTTCCCCCATATATTTCCCAATGGGAAATGCTGCCACCGGATTCTTCGTCATGTTTGCTTTGCTAGCCGGAGTTGTTGGTGCCGCATCAGCATTATCTGGATTAAACCATCTTCGTACTTGGAATGATCGAAGCTTGCCATCTGCTGCTACAGCAGCCCTTATTGCTTGGACTCTTACTGTCCTTGCCATGGG GTTTGCCTGCAAAGAGATTGAGCTCCGCATCAGAAATGCTCGTCTG AGAACGATGGAGTCATTCCTAATCATCCTTTCAGCGACACAGCTTCTATACATTGCGGCCATTCATGGCGCAGCAtga